Proteins from a genomic interval of Haloplasma contractile SSD-17B:
- the lpdA gene encoding dihydrolipoyl dehydrogenase, producing the protein MQQFDKDLVIIGGGPGGYDVAVKAAKHGLSVALIEKHEVGGTCLNYGCIPTKALYRNAEVIRDFKSANEYGISFDNYSLNFNQVQERKSQVIETLQSNIKLMLKKAKVDVIYGTASFIDEHTVTIEKNEEETTQLTAKYFIIATGSTEKVIPIKGVNYDGVYTSKDLLDVDEVPKRLVVIGGGVIGVEMASIFHEFGSEVVIIEFLDQLLNNFDKDISSRLKVYLKKQGIKVYTGTAVEEIEKLDDGLAVTGKNKKGKLVTANGDLVLMSTGRRAFIDGLNLTSIDVSYDQNGIKVSDNFQTSQPHIYAVGDVIGKEMLAHTATYHSYKALDHMLNFENKTNFDVVPGCVFTFPEIASVGLTEEQANNKYEDIKVNKFMFRANGKALSMSKTDGFIKVIAHNNRLIGAHIIGPHASDYVHEATVLIEQGIKILDAVSIIHAHPTLSESLLEALRGLIE; encoded by the coding sequence ATGCAACAATTCGATAAAGATCTTGTTATTATTGGTGGCGGTCCAGGAGGATATGATGTAGCAGTAAAGGCAGCAAAACACGGGTTAAGTGTAGCACTTATCGAAAAACATGAAGTTGGTGGAACCTGTTTAAATTATGGGTGTATTCCTACAAAAGCATTATACCGTAATGCAGAGGTGATTCGTGATTTCAAGTCGGCGAATGAATACGGGATATCGTTTGACAATTATTCTTTAAACTTTAATCAAGTTCAGGAGCGAAAATCACAAGTAATTGAGACCTTACAAAGTAATATTAAATTGATGCTTAAGAAAGCAAAGGTTGATGTGATTTATGGGACAGCATCATTTATAGATGAACATACAGTTACTATAGAGAAGAATGAAGAAGAAACAACACAGCTAACAGCCAAATATTTTATTATAGCAACCGGCTCTACTGAGAAAGTGATTCCGATTAAAGGTGTTAACTATGATGGTGTTTATACAAGTAAAGACTTGCTTGATGTAGACGAAGTACCAAAACGTTTAGTAGTCATTGGTGGCGGTGTTATTGGTGTAGAGATGGCTAGCATATTTCATGAATTTGGTAGTGAAGTAGTGATCATTGAATTCCTAGATCAACTACTAAATAATTTTGATAAAGACATTTCATCCCGTTTAAAGGTATATTTAAAAAAACAAGGGATTAAGGTCTATACAGGTACGGCTGTTGAAGAAATAGAGAAGTTAGATGATGGTCTTGCTGTGACGGGTAAGAATAAAAAAGGAAAACTGGTGACTGCAAATGGTGATCTTGTGCTTATGTCAACGGGTAGAAGAGCATTTATAGATGGATTAAATCTTACCTCAATTGATGTATCGTATGATCAAAACGGTATTAAAGTTAGTGATAATTTCCAAACATCACAGCCTCATATTTATGCAGTAGGTGATGTAATTGGTAAAGAGATGCTTGCTCATACAGCAACTTATCATAGTTATAAAGCACTTGATCACATGCTAAACTTTGAAAATAAAACAAATTTTGATGTTGTTCCAGGATGTGTATTCACTTTTCCTGAAATAGCATCAGTTGGATTGACAGAGGAACAAGCGAATAACAAATATGAGGATATTAAAGTCAATAAATTCATGTTTAGAGCAAATGGAAAAGCATTATCTATGTCTAAGACGGATGGATTTATTAAAGTAATTGCTCATAATAATCGTTTAATTGGTGCTCATATCATTGGACCACACGCATCAGACTATGTTCATGAAGCAACCGTATTAATTGAACAGGGGATCAAAATTTTAGATGCTGTATCAATTATTCATGCGCACCCTACTTTATCAGAATCGTTATTAGAAGCATTACGCGGACTAATAGAATAA